Proteins encoded by one window of Salirhabdus salicampi:
- a CDS encoding DUF3243 domain-containing protein yields MSILDNFETWKDFLGDKLHEAEGQGLNHGAIAELATEIGDYLAKNVDAKNSQEAVLRDLWSVANDQEKHAIANLMVKMVQNEGTNH; encoded by the coding sequence ATGTCCATCTTAGACAACTTTGAAACATGGAAGGACTTCTTAGGTGATAAACTCCATGAAGCTGAAGGCCAAGGGTTGAATCACGGTGCCATTGCTGAATTGGCAACAGAAATTGGTGATTACCTGGCAAAGAATGTTGATGCTAAGAACAGTCAAGAAGCAGTTCTTAGAGACTTGTGGAGTGTCGCTAACGATCAAGAAAAACACGCGATTGCAAACTTGATGGTGAAAATGGTTCAAAATGAAGGTACAAATCATTAA
- the ymfI gene encoding elongation factor P 5-aminopentanone reductase produces the protein MGEKTCLITGASGGIGKAVALQLAAEGWRLVLHYNSNKEAVQELLHQLPDKCIMDVMKQDLSQHDGAHMLMERLHFNIDAFVNAGGSSLFGMLQDAKSEEMDQMLNLHIKAPWIIAKHVLPHMTKQQNGQIILISSVWGEVGASHEVLYSTVKGAQNSFVKALAKEVGSSGVQVNAVSPGYIDTNMNHHFSNDEVESVIQSIPANRPGTVEEVANFVSFLLSGRSSYINGQVLGINGGWY, from the coding sequence GTTTAATTACAGGTGCCAGTGGGGGTATAGGTAAAGCTGTTGCTTTACAGCTTGCAGCTGAAGGCTGGCGCCTTGTTTTGCATTATAATTCAAATAAAGAAGCCGTACAAGAGCTTTTACATCAATTACCAGACAAATGCATTATGGATGTTATGAAACAAGATTTATCGCAACATGATGGTGCACACATGTTAATGGAACGTTTGCATTTTAACATTGATGCGTTTGTCAACGCTGGTGGCTCTTCCTTATTCGGTATGTTGCAAGATGCGAAAAGTGAAGAAATGGATCAAATGCTTAACTTACACATTAAAGCACCATGGATAATAGCCAAGCATGTTCTTCCCCATATGACAAAGCAACAAAATGGCCAAATCATACTCATAAGTTCGGTTTGGGGTGAAGTTGGGGCAAGTCATGAGGTTCTATACTCTACAGTGAAAGGTGCTCAAAATAGTTTCGTAAAGGCTTTGGCGAAAGAAGTAGGGTCAAGTGGAGTACAAGTGAATGCAGTTAGCCCGGGTTACATTGATACGAATATGAATCACCACTTTTCCAATGATGAAGTGGAAAGTGTGATACAGTCGATCCCCGCAAATCGGCCAGGAACAGTGGAGGAAGTAGCCAATTTCGTGTCGTTTTTATTAAGTGGACGCTCAAGCTATATCAACGGTCAAGTGTTAGGAATTAACGGTGGATGGTATTAA